Proteins from a genomic interval of Kribbella aluminosa:
- a CDS encoding WD40/YVTN/BNR-like repeat-containing protein — translation MELLERCGLPRSMPPILVVGVLAAVTSIVVAVLHLSTPEAVADKPPAVSPAVAGPPGTAVVTSARAQVLSMTMATRNRWAAGWSDCTTGPGCKYAAVIDRDGVRATAPSWPVPYVTLQTGTEAIAVAPPLEGTLDGSASMMFRLTYDGPQLTKLRYRVPTTTFSQGEVLSDQIVPGRIAVVNPQDSTVRILQGRGTRSPICDGTGRCWMLSGIGRTDIVWTDDGGKTWGAQSLDTRNQLGGLAVSPDGQTLVSTTVVVTGSGQQVAKMAISTDRGNHWTPVQNPPASLSTSPVAFDDGTAMMIGGASGDRPRVYRISEGAAKLNGGYPGDLADLSGDQHLLYGPEVPKRRTTGVVLSTDNGATWTKFAPR, via the coding sequence GTGGAGCTGTTGGAACGCTGCGGCCTGCCCCGGAGCATGCCGCCGATCCTGGTCGTCGGGGTGCTCGCGGCGGTGACGTCGATCGTCGTCGCCGTACTGCACCTGTCGACGCCCGAGGCGGTGGCGGACAAACCGCCGGCGGTCTCGCCCGCTGTCGCCGGGCCTCCCGGCACCGCGGTGGTGACCTCGGCGCGCGCCCAGGTGCTGTCGATGACGATGGCCACCAGGAACCGCTGGGCGGCCGGCTGGTCGGACTGCACCACCGGCCCGGGCTGCAAGTACGCCGCCGTGATCGACCGCGACGGCGTCCGCGCCACCGCACCGTCCTGGCCGGTGCCGTACGTGACCCTGCAGACCGGCACCGAGGCGATCGCGGTCGCGCCGCCGCTCGAGGGCACGCTGGACGGCAGCGCGTCGATGATGTTCCGGCTGACGTACGACGGCCCGCAGCTCACCAAGCTCCGGTACCGGGTGCCGACCACGACGTTCTCGCAGGGCGAGGTGCTGTCCGACCAGATCGTGCCGGGCCGGATCGCGGTGGTGAACCCGCAGGACTCGACGGTCCGGATCCTCCAGGGCCGCGGCACCCGCTCCCCGATCTGCGACGGCACCGGGCGCTGCTGGATGCTCAGCGGGATCGGCCGTACCGACATCGTCTGGACCGACGACGGCGGCAAGACGTGGGGCGCGCAGTCGCTCGACACCCGCAACCAGCTCGGCGGGCTCGCGGTCAGCCCCGACGGTCAGACGCTGGTCAGCACCACGGTGGTCGTCACCGGCAGCGGGCAGCAGGTCGCGAAGATGGCGATCTCCACGGACCGCGGCAACCACTGGACCCCCGTGCAGAACCCACCGGCCAGCCTGAGCACGTCACCGGTCGCCTTCGACGACGGTACGGCGATGATGATCGGCGGGGCTTCCGGGGACCGGCCGCGGGTGTACCGGATCAGCGAGGGCGCCGCGAAACTCAACGGCGGCTACCCCGGCGACCTGGCCGACCTCTCCGGCGACCAGCACCTCCTCTACGGCCCCGAGGTCCCGAAACGCCGCACCACCGGGGTGGTCCTGAGCACCGACAACGGCGCCACCTGGACGAAGTTCGCCCCTCGCTAG
- a CDS encoding helix-turn-helix transcriptional regulator, with the protein MSGGAEVRAWRPGVAGVVEVLHAHFPSHVYPSHTHDAWTVLIVDEGAVRYDLDRHEHGLAQAQVSLLPPHVPHDGRSARPGGFRKRVLYLAPDRLGEGLIGAAVDQPEYVDPLLRHRIHQLHRVFLDGQEELEAQSRLVFIEERLRQHLMRQVGEPGERHGVGTGRLRDPGVGGRLRDAGVAGQLRDLLDAQVAEGITLEEAAKVVHAHPVHLVRAFGRQYGMPPHRYLTGRRVDLARRYLLDGYPAAEVATLAGFYDQSHFTRHFKKVLGVTPKSFATPS; encoded by the coding sequence ATGAGCGGCGGCGCCGAGGTGCGGGCGTGGCGGCCCGGGGTGGCCGGGGTCGTCGAGGTGCTGCATGCGCATTTCCCGTCGCACGTGTATCCGAGTCATACGCACGACGCGTGGACGGTGCTGATCGTCGACGAGGGTGCCGTGCGGTACGACCTGGATCGGCACGAGCACGGGCTGGCGCAGGCCCAGGTGTCGTTGTTGCCGCCGCATGTCCCGCACGACGGGCGGTCTGCCAGGCCTGGGGGCTTCCGCAAGCGGGTGCTCTATTTGGCACCCGATCGGCTTGGGGAGGGCCTGATCGGGGCGGCGGTCGATCAGCCGGAGTACGTCGACCCGTTGCTGCGGCACCGGATTCACCAGTTGCATCGGGTGTTCCTGGACGGCCAGGAGGAGCTGGAGGCCCAGAGCCGGTTGGTGTTCATCGAGGAGCGGCTCCGGCAGCACCTCATGCGGCAGGTCGGGGAGCCGGGTGAGCGCCACGGCGTTGGCACGGGCCGGCTGCGGGACCCCGGCGTGGGCGGTCGACTGCGGGACGCCGGTGTGGCGGGTCAGCTGCGGGACCTGCTGGATGCGCAGGTCGCCGAGGGGATCACGTTGGAGGAGGCGGCGAAGGTCGTCCATGCGCATCCGGTGCATCTGGTGCGGGCGTTCGGTCGGCAGTACGGGATGCCGCCGCACCGGTACCTGACCGGGCGGCGGGTCGATCTCGCCCGGCGGTACCTGCTGGACGGGTACCCGGCGGCCGAGGTGGCGACCCTGGCCGGGTTCTACGACCAGTCGCACTTCACCCGGCACTTCAAGAAGGTGCTCGGCGTCACACCGAAGAGCTTTGCGACTCCCTCTTAG
- a CDS encoding DUF2000 domain-containing protein, translating into MEKFETKIAVLLRDDLAVWQRLNVTAFLVSGIAGTHPEIIGEPYEDADGTSYLPMFRQPVMVFEGSKEFMTTAHERALGRGIEHSVFTQDLFATGNDHDNRAAVRAVPTAELDLVGIAVYGPKNAVDKTLKGATKHH; encoded by the coding sequence GTGGAAAAGTTCGAGACGAAGATTGCCGTGCTGCTGCGGGACGATCTGGCCGTCTGGCAGCGGTTGAACGTGACGGCGTTCCTGGTCAGTGGGATCGCCGGGACGCACCCCGAGATCATTGGTGAGCCCTACGAAGACGCGGACGGCACCAGCTATCTGCCGATGTTCCGGCAGCCGGTGATGGTGTTCGAGGGGTCCAAGGAGTTCATGACCACCGCTCACGAACGCGCCCTCGGTCGCGGCATCGAGCACTCGGTCTTCACCCAGGACCTGTTCGCCACCGGCAACGACCACGACAACCGGGCCGCGGTCCGCGCCGTCCCGACCGCCGAGCTCGACCTGGTCGGCATCGCCGTCTACGGCCCGAAGAACGCCGTCGACAAGACCCTCAAAGGCGCCACCAAGCACCACTGA
- a CDS encoding succinate dehydrogenase hydrophobic membrane anchor subunit, with protein MPESTPAIAAPRSSSRSRNLKGGGRNRSGQTNFELYSWLFMRLSGLALVILVLGHLFVNLMLGGGITALDFGFVAGKWANPLWQVWDLLMLWLAMLHGSNGLRTIINDYAEKDQTRFWLKALLITAAVVVVVLGTLVIFTFDPCLDPNSTLSVCK; from the coding sequence ATGCCAGAATCCACTCCAGCCATCGCGGCTCCCCGGTCGAGCAGCCGATCGAGAAACCTGAAGGGCGGCGGCCGGAACCGCTCCGGCCAGACCAACTTCGAGCTCTACAGCTGGCTGTTCATGCGGCTGTCCGGACTCGCCCTGGTGATCCTGGTGCTCGGGCACCTGTTCGTGAACCTGATGCTCGGCGGCGGGATCACCGCGCTGGACTTCGGCTTCGTGGCCGGCAAGTGGGCCAACCCGCTGTGGCAGGTCTGGGACCTGCTGATGCTGTGGCTGGCGATGCTGCACGGCTCGAACGGCCTGCGCACGATCATCAACGACTACGCCGAGAAGGACCAGACCCGGTTCTGGCTGAAGGCCCTGCTGATCACCGCCGCGGTCGTGGTCGTGGTCCTCGGCACCCTGGTGATCTTCACCTTCGACCCCTGCCTCGACCCCAACTCCACGTTGTCGGTCTGCAAATAA
- the sdhC gene encoding succinate dehydrogenase, cytochrome b556 subunit: MPSKPAGTLYRGREGMWSWVAHRITGVGIFFFLLVHVLDTALVRVSPHAYNEVIGTYKNPVIGLLEVGLVAAILFHAFNGIRLILVDFWAKGPRYQRQLMIGVGVLWVVLFVPFVIRHLTHVFGG; this comes from the coding sequence TTGCCCAGCAAACCAGCCGGCACGCTCTACCGCGGCCGGGAGGGCATGTGGTCATGGGTCGCGCACCGGATCACCGGTGTCGGGATCTTCTTCTTCCTGCTGGTGCACGTGCTGGACACCGCGCTGGTCCGGGTCTCGCCGCACGCGTACAACGAGGTGATCGGCACCTACAAGAACCCGGTCATCGGACTCCTCGAGGTCGGCCTGGTTGCGGCGATCCTGTTCCATGCGTTCAACGGCATCCGGCTGATCCTGGTGGACTTCTGGGCCAAGGGCCCGCGCTACCAGCGGCAGCTGATGATCGGCGTCGGAGTGCTCTGGGTCGTGCTGTTCGTCCCGTTCGTCATCCGGCATCTGACCCACGTGTTCGGAGGCTGA
- the sdhA gene encoding succinate dehydrogenase flavoprotein subunit, producing MQQHQYDVIIVGAGGAGMRAALESSKRTRTAVLTKLYPTRSHTGAAQGGMCAALANVEEDNWEWHTFDTVKGGDFLVDQDAAEVMCKEAVDAVLDLEKMGLPFNRTAEGKIDQRFFGGHTRNHGEAVVRRSCFAADRTGHMILQTLYQQCIKQNVEFFNEYYVLDLLMTDGKASGVVAYELATGELHVFSAKSVIFASGGFGKVFRTTSNAHTLTGDGMGIVWRKGLPLEDMEFFQFHPTGLAGLGVLLSEAARGEGGILRNADNERFMERYAPTVKDLAPRDMVARAMANEVREGRGCGPDKAYVMLDLTHLEPAHIDAKLPDITEFARTYLGVEPYTEQIPVFPTAHYAMGGIPTNIKGEALANNDDVIPGLYAAGEVACVSVHGANRLGTNSLLDINVFGRRAGIAAAEYAETASFEELPSEPEKYVVDLVEGLRNSTGAERIAAIRSDLQATMDLNAQVYRTEGSLKQALVDLEALKLRFANVAVQDKGKRFNTDLLEAVELGFLLDLAEVLVAGALARKESRGGHFREDYATRDDVNFMRHTMAYREIDAEGNVNIRLDYKPVVQTRYKPMERKY from the coding sequence ATGCAACAGCATCAGTACGACGTGATCATCGTCGGCGCCGGTGGAGCCGGAATGCGCGCGGCCCTCGAGTCGAGCAAGCGGACCCGGACCGCCGTACTCACCAAGCTCTACCCGACTCGCTCGCACACCGGCGCGGCCCAGGGCGGCATGTGCGCCGCGCTGGCGAACGTCGAGGAGGACAACTGGGAGTGGCACACCTTCGACACCGTCAAGGGCGGTGACTTCCTGGTCGACCAGGACGCGGCCGAGGTGATGTGCAAGGAGGCCGTCGACGCGGTCCTCGACCTGGAGAAGATGGGCCTCCCCTTCAACCGGACGGCCGAGGGCAAGATCGACCAGCGGTTCTTCGGCGGGCACACCCGCAACCACGGCGAGGCCGTCGTACGGCGCTCCTGCTTCGCCGCCGACCGTACCGGTCACATGATCCTGCAGACGCTGTACCAGCAGTGCATCAAGCAGAACGTCGAGTTCTTCAACGAGTACTACGTTCTCGACCTGCTGATGACCGACGGCAAGGCGAGCGGCGTGGTCGCGTACGAGCTGGCCACCGGCGAGCTGCACGTGTTCTCGGCCAAGTCGGTGATCTTCGCGTCCGGCGGTTTCGGCAAGGTCTTCCGTACGACGTCCAACGCGCACACGCTCACCGGCGACGGGATGGGCATCGTCTGGCGCAAGGGGCTTCCGCTGGAGGACATGGAGTTCTTCCAGTTCCACCCGACCGGCCTGGCGGGTCTCGGCGTACTGCTGTCGGAGGCGGCCCGTGGTGAGGGCGGCATCCTGCGGAACGCGGACAACGAACGCTTCATGGAGCGGTACGCGCCGACCGTGAAGGACCTCGCGCCGCGCGACATGGTGGCCCGGGCGATGGCGAACGAAGTACGCGAAGGTCGTGGCTGCGGGCCCGACAAGGCGTACGTGATGCTCGACCTGACCCACCTGGAGCCCGCGCACATCGACGCGAAGCTCCCGGACATCACCGAGTTCGCGCGGACGTACCTGGGCGTCGAGCCGTACACCGAGCAGATCCCGGTGTTCCCGACCGCGCACTACGCGATGGGCGGCATCCCGACCAACATCAAGGGCGAGGCGCTGGCCAACAACGACGACGTGATCCCCGGCCTGTACGCCGCAGGCGAGGTCGCGTGCGTCTCCGTGCACGGTGCGAACCGGCTGGGTACCAACTCGCTGCTGGACATCAACGTGTTCGGGCGGCGCGCGGGGATCGCCGCCGCGGAGTACGCCGAGACCGCGTCGTTCGAGGAGCTGCCTTCCGAGCCGGAAAAGTACGTCGTCGACCTGGTCGAGGGCCTGCGGAACTCCACCGGTGCGGAGCGGATCGCGGCGATCCGCTCCGACCTGCAGGCGACGATGGACCTGAACGCGCAGGTGTACCGGACCGAGGGCTCGCTCAAGCAGGCGCTGGTCGACCTCGAGGCGCTCAAGCTCCGGTTCGCGAACGTCGCCGTACAGGACAAGGGCAAGCGGTTCAACACCGACCTGCTCGAGGCCGTCGAGCTGGGCTTCCTGCTCGACCTGGCCGAGGTGCTGGTGGCCGGCGCGCTGGCCCGCAAGGAGTCCCGCGGCGGGCACTTCCGCGAGGACTACGCGACCCGCGACGACGTGAACTTCATGCGGCACACGATGGCGTACCGCGAGATCGATGCCGAGGGCAACGTCAACATCCGGCTGGACTACAAGCCGGTCGTGCAGACCCGCTACAAGCCGATGGAGCGCAAGTACTGA
- a CDS encoding M55 family metallopeptidase produces the protein MKVYVSADMEGVTGVVDAEDVQPPGRDYERARVLMTEDVNAAVRGAYAAGATEVLVNDAHGPMRNLLPDLLDPRALLIKGRPKPMGMMEGLTPEYDAVVCIGFHARAGVLGVLSHSFMGHEIEDIWLDDQLTGEIGLLHAAAAAHGVPVALLTGDDTACDEMKAWDAAVATVPVKFAKDRFAAQLVPVTEARAAIETTTADALRSLRTSDPQPGPRTLAVRWQSASVVSHVTAIPGVTRRDDRTVVVEADMLQLYRLFNLFLRVCTAVTSNPPYC, from the coding sequence GTGAAGGTCTATGTGAGTGCGGACATGGAAGGCGTCACCGGGGTCGTCGACGCGGAGGACGTGCAGCCGCCCGGGCGGGACTACGAGCGGGCCCGGGTGCTGATGACCGAGGACGTGAACGCCGCCGTCCGCGGTGCGTACGCCGCCGGCGCCACCGAAGTACTGGTCAACGACGCGCACGGCCCGATGCGCAACCTGCTGCCGGACCTCCTCGACCCGCGCGCCCTGCTGATCAAGGGCCGCCCGAAGCCGATGGGCATGATGGAGGGCCTGACTCCCGAGTACGACGCCGTCGTCTGTATCGGCTTCCACGCCCGCGCCGGTGTCCTCGGCGTCCTCAGCCACAGCTTCATGGGCCACGAGATCGAGGACATCTGGCTGGACGACCAGCTCACCGGCGAGATCGGCCTGCTGCACGCGGCCGCCGCGGCTCACGGCGTACCGGTAGCCCTGCTGACCGGCGACGACACCGCCTGCGACGAGATGAAGGCGTGGGACGCCGCCGTCGCGACGGTCCCCGTCAAGTTCGCCAAGGACCGCTTCGCCGCCCAACTCGTCCCCGTCACCGAGGCCCGCGCGGCGATCGAGACAACAACAGCCGACGCCCTGCGCAGCCTCCGCACCTCCGACCCCCAGCCCGGCCCCCGAACCCTCGCTGTCCGCTGGCAGTCCGCCTCAGTCGTCTCCCACGTCACCGCCATCCCCGGCGTTACCCGACGCGACGATCGGACGGTCGTGGTGGAGGCGGACATGCTCCAGCTCTACCGCCTGTTCAACTTGTTCCTCCGGGTTTGTACGGCGGTCACGTCGAACCCGCCGTACTGCTGA
- a CDS encoding SCO4848 family membrane protein — translation MKLERKHAVVLLGIAAWNVITYARFIKALADTEGRPTGYYVAHTILIIVNFLIAALLGTWGVRAYKGASKATKRESQSSSV, via the coding sequence GTGAAACTCGAACGCAAGCACGCGGTTGTCCTGCTCGGTATCGCCGCCTGGAATGTCATCACGTACGCGCGTTTCATCAAGGCGCTCGCCGACACCGAGGGCCGGCCGACCGGGTACTACGTGGCGCACACGATCCTGATCATCGTGAACTTCCTGATCGCGGCGCTGCTCGGCACCTGGGGTGTCCGTGCGTACAAGGGGGCGTCCAAGGCAACTAAGAGGGAGTCGCAAAGCTCTTCGGTGTGA
- a CDS encoding succinate dehydrogenase iron-sulfur subunit, whose amino-acid sequence MDVRVKILRYNPEVLDEAEWKTYSVTLEPTDRVLDALHKIKWEQDGTLTFRRSCAHGVCGSDAMRINGRNRLACKTLIKDLNPDKEITVEPIKGLAVLKDLVVDMDPFFEAYRSVMPFLVTDGHEPTRERIQSQADRDRFDDTTKCILCAACTTSCPVFWSDGQYFGPQAIVGAHRFIFDSRDEGTEQRLEILNDKEGVWRCRTTFNCTEACPRGIEVTKAIQEVKRALIFRRV is encoded by the coding sequence ATGGACGTCAGGGTCAAGATCCTCCGGTACAACCCCGAGGTGTTGGACGAGGCGGAGTGGAAGACGTACTCCGTCACGCTGGAGCCGACCGACCGGGTGCTGGACGCGCTGCACAAGATCAAGTGGGAGCAGGACGGCACGCTGACGTTCCGCCGGTCCTGCGCGCACGGCGTCTGCGGCTCGGACGCGATGCGGATCAACGGCCGGAACCGGCTCGCCTGCAAGACGCTGATCAAGGACCTGAACCCGGACAAGGAGATCACCGTCGAGCCGATCAAGGGGCTCGCGGTGCTCAAGGACCTGGTCGTCGACATGGACCCGTTCTTCGAGGCGTACCGCTCGGTGATGCCGTTCCTGGTCACCGACGGTCACGAGCCGACCCGGGAGCGGATCCAGTCGCAGGCCGACCGGGACCGCTTCGACGACACCACGAAGTGCATCCTGTGCGCGGCGTGTACGACGTCCTGCCCGGTGTTCTGGTCGGACGGGCAGTACTTCGGCCCGCAGGCGATCGTCGGCGCGCACCGGTTCATCTTCGACAGCCGCGACGAGGGCACCGAGCAGCGGCTGGAGATCCTGAACGACAAGGAAGGCGTCTGGCGCTGCCGGACCACCTTCAACTGCACCGAGGCCTGCCCCCGCGGCATCGAGGTCACCAAGGCGATCCAGGAAGTCAAACGAGCGCTCATTTTCCGTCGGGTGTGA
- a CDS encoding AAA family ATPase, with the protein MTDDELVGRAGLVERATKQLETSGSVLLYGPTGIGKSALGRALVADFARKGSRLLSAAPSNSEAGLPYVTLLDLLSSQLEFAWQVLPDHLRQPLEVALLKASAPDTVRDELAVRLAVLHVLRRLATTGPVLIVVDDIQWVDPSSLEVLTFCARRLSDGVHVLATEQVADGDLPVMADACPEPVLQLEVPPLTEPDVLGLLRQRLSSPLPVRTARRIFAASAGNPFMALELGRAVLRHPKSVSPNDPLPVSNRLKTLLSERLADMSAGTHELLLHAASSPRPTTTQLARSLERPIDADLAAAETLGLIDISAERLRFTHPLLREFVYAEATSADRRRAHAKLAAVVDEPVENATHRALATQEADVHLAAAIEEAATVAAGRGAPGAAANLWRLSAERTPVSEPDERARRLTRAADDAVAAGHPAESADMAQLAAQVATRPETKVPALLLCADAVWPDRDRRVELLAEAFAAAVGNKRLEARVRIERANSHYFDRSLDAAQEDARIAEQLAREAGDTEAVVDALSAASSVLVVRDAGESADALLQQAAELAKGLPLTRTTVNARQMAAMQELFRGRTTEAITAINALADEVRDHGAMRWLASVLISATAIYERSGHGADALAAGHECHQLMQDIGDESEVGLVIASRAEWAGGTAAMARQLAEAALESVRLVGNDEWTGPALAAIGLTGVLAGDPQRAVEAFDAIADSGDTAMPFDPAIIPWHADYAEALVGAGRLDDAAALIAEIRTRAENLDRVVVKLGLDRAEALLVAKQGDPAAALELLEKSIGTAGDRVYRLDLARGELTRGRIARQARRRSVARTAFLDAIEQFEAYGAPAWREVAETELARLDVPSRSRQPSELTDNEQQIVSMVRDGSTNREIAAALYLSVKAVESQLTRLYRRFGVANRTQLLRTVDRPGHNG; encoded by the coding sequence ATGACTGACGACGAGCTGGTCGGACGTGCCGGACTGGTCGAGCGCGCAACAAAGCAGCTCGAGACCAGCGGCAGCGTGCTGCTCTACGGCCCGACCGGTATCGGAAAGTCTGCCCTCGGCCGGGCTCTGGTCGCGGACTTCGCCCGCAAGGGATCCCGGCTGCTCAGCGCGGCGCCGTCCAACTCCGAGGCCGGCCTGCCGTACGTCACGCTCCTGGACCTGCTCTCCAGCCAGCTCGAGTTCGCCTGGCAGGTGCTGCCCGACCACCTCCGCCAGCCGCTCGAGGTCGCGCTGCTGAAGGCCAGCGCGCCGGACACGGTCCGTGACGAGCTCGCGGTCCGGCTCGCCGTACTGCACGTCCTCCGCCGCCTCGCCACCACGGGACCGGTGCTGATCGTCGTCGACGACATCCAGTGGGTCGACCCGTCCAGCCTCGAAGTGCTCACGTTCTGTGCTCGCCGGCTGTCCGACGGCGTCCACGTGCTCGCCACCGAACAGGTAGCAGACGGTGACCTCCCAGTGATGGCGGACGCGTGCCCGGAGCCGGTCCTGCAGCTCGAGGTCCCGCCGCTGACGGAGCCCGACGTACTCGGCCTGCTCCGGCAGCGGCTGTCCAGCCCACTCCCGGTCCGTACGGCGCGCCGCATCTTCGCCGCGAGCGCGGGCAACCCGTTCATGGCTCTCGAGCTGGGTCGCGCCGTACTGCGGCACCCGAAGAGCGTCTCGCCCAACGATCCGCTCCCGGTCTCGAACCGCCTGAAGACCCTGCTCAGCGAGCGGCTCGCCGACATGTCCGCCGGTACGCACGAGCTGCTCCTGCACGCCGCGTCGTCGCCGCGCCCGACCACGACCCAGCTCGCCCGGTCGCTGGAGCGCCCGATCGACGCCGACCTGGCCGCCGCCGAGACGCTCGGCCTGATCGACATCTCCGCGGAACGGCTCCGCTTCACGCATCCGCTGCTGCGCGAGTTCGTGTACGCCGAGGCGACGTCGGCGGACCGCCGCCGGGCACACGCCAAGCTCGCCGCCGTGGTCGACGAGCCTGTCGAGAACGCCACCCATCGCGCGCTCGCCACCCAGGAAGCCGACGTGCACCTGGCCGCCGCGATCGAGGAGGCCGCCACGGTCGCCGCCGGCCGGGGCGCGCCCGGCGCCGCCGCCAACCTGTGGCGGCTGAGCGCGGAACGTACGCCGGTCAGCGAGCCCGACGAACGCGCCCGCAGGCTGACCCGGGCCGCCGACGACGCGGTCGCCGCCGGTCACCCGGCCGAGTCGGCCGACATGGCGCAGCTCGCCGCGCAGGTCGCGACCAGACCGGAGACCAAGGTGCCGGCGCTGCTGCTCTGCGCCGACGCGGTCTGGCCGGACCGGGACCGTCGGGTGGAGCTCCTGGCGGAGGCGTTCGCGGCCGCCGTCGGCAACAAGAGGCTCGAGGCGCGGGTCCGGATCGAGCGGGCCAACAGCCACTACTTCGACCGCAGCCTCGACGCCGCCCAGGAGGACGCGCGGATCGCCGAGCAGCTGGCGCGGGAGGCTGGTGACACCGAGGCCGTCGTCGACGCGTTGAGCGCGGCCAGCTCCGTGCTGGTCGTCCGCGACGCGGGCGAGTCCGCGGACGCGCTGCTGCAGCAGGCCGCCGAGCTCGCGAAGGGGCTGCCGCTCACCCGGACCACCGTGAACGCCCGCCAGATGGCCGCGATGCAGGAGCTGTTCCGCGGCCGGACCACCGAGGCGATCACCGCGATCAACGCGCTCGCCGACGAGGTCCGCGACCACGGCGCGATGCGCTGGCTGGCGTCCGTACTGATCTCCGCGACGGCGATCTACGAGCGCAGCGGCCACGGCGCCGACGCGCTGGCCGCCGGGCACGAGTGCCATCAGCTGATGCAAGACATCGGCGACGAGTCCGAGGTCGGCCTGGTGATCGCGAGCCGCGCCGAGTGGGCCGGCGGTACGGCGGCGATGGCACGGCAGCTCGCGGAGGCCGCGCTCGAGAGCGTCCGGCTGGTCGGGAACGACGAGTGGACCGGCCCGGCGCTGGCCGCGATCGGGCTGACCGGCGTCCTGGCCGGCGACCCGCAGCGGGCCGTCGAGGCGTTCGACGCGATCGCGGACTCCGGCGACACCGCGATGCCGTTCGACCCGGCGATCATCCCGTGGCACGCCGACTACGCCGAGGCGCTGGTCGGGGCCGGGCGGCTCGACGACGCGGCTGCGCTGATCGCCGAGATCCGCACCCGCGCCGAGAACCTCGACCGCGTCGTGGTGAAGCTCGGCCTGGACCGCGCCGAGGCGCTGCTGGTCGCCAAGCAGGGCGACCCGGCCGCGGCGCTGGAACTGCTGGAGAAGTCGATCGGTACGGCGGGGGACCGGGTCTACCGGCTCGACCTGGCGCGCGGTGAGCTGACCCGCGGCCGGATCGCGCGCCAGGCCCGCCGCCGTTCGGTCGCCCGGACCGCGTTCCTGGACGCGATCGAGCAGTTCGAGGCGTACGGCGCACCCGCCTGGCGGGAGGTCGCGGAGACCGAGCTGGCGCGGCTCGACGTACCGAGCCGGAGCCGGCAGCCGTCGGAGCTGACCGACAACGAGCAGCAGATCGTCTCGATGGTCCGGGACGGCTCCACGAACCGCGAGATCGCCGCCGCGCTGTACCTGTCGGTGAAGGCCGTGGAGTCCCAGCTGACCCGTCTCTACCGGCGCTTCGGGGTGGCGAACCGGACCCAGCTGCTGAGGACTGTGGACCGGCCTGGTCACAATGGCTAG
- a CDS encoding MBL fold metallo-hydrolase, giving the protein MSFWICATCAVEHSEQVEVCAICEDERQWVPADGQHWTTLDELAGTEVTIDEVEPGLYGIRSKPPVGIGQQSMLLTTTDGNLLWDPIGYLDDDAVRRVRDLGEVVAIVASHPHMYGVQVEWSHRLGDVPVYVAEADKEWVARQDAVIRTWSGQLTPLPGVTVLQPGGHFPGSAVVHWANGADGKGVILSGDTIFANPDRTSVSFMRSYPNRIPLSGAVVDRVARSLDPFEYDRLYNNFGASIPVDAKAVVRRSADRHAAWVRGDFDHLT; this is encoded by the coding sequence GTGAGTTTCTGGATTTGTGCGACCTGTGCGGTCGAGCACTCCGAGCAGGTCGAGGTGTGCGCGATCTGCGAGGACGAGCGGCAGTGGGTGCCCGCCGACGGGCAGCACTGGACGACGCTCGACGAACTGGCCGGTACCGAGGTCACGATCGACGAGGTCGAGCCGGGCCTGTACGGCATCCGCTCGAAGCCGCCGGTCGGGATCGGCCAGCAGTCGATGCTGTTGACAACGACCGACGGCAACCTGCTCTGGGACCCGATCGGCTACCTGGACGACGACGCCGTCCGCCGGGTGCGGGATCTCGGCGAGGTGGTCGCGATCGTCGCCAGCCACCCGCACATGTACGGCGTCCAGGTCGAGTGGAGCCATCGCCTGGGCGACGTGCCGGTGTACGTCGCGGAGGCCGACAAGGAGTGGGTCGCCCGCCAGGACGCGGTAATCCGGACCTGGTCCGGTCAGCTCACCCCGCTACCCGGCGTGACCGTCCTGCAACCCGGCGGCCACTTCCCGGGCAGCGCGGTCGTGCACTGGGCGAACGGTGCCGACGGCAAGGGAGTGATCCTGTCCGGCGACACGATCTTCGCCAACCCGGACCGCACCTCGGTCAGCTTCATGCGGAGCTACCCGAACCGCATTCCACTGTCCGGCGCGGTCGTCGACCGGGTCGCCCGCTCGCTGGACCCGTTCGAGTACGACCGCCTCTACAACAACTTCGGCGCCTCGATCCCGGTCGACGCGAAGGCAGTCGTACGCCGCTCCGCCGACCGGCACGCCGCCTGGGTCCGAGGGGACTTCGACCACCTGACGTGA